The genomic region CGGAGCGCCGCATGTGACGGCCGTGACATTGGCGTCCGAAGCCTTACGAACTGCTTTCGGCGAAGGATTTGTTTTGCGCGTGCAATCGCCTCTAAGGCTCTCTTCGTTTTCCGAGCCAGAGCCCGATCTTTTGATCGTCACCGGCAGAGTGCGCGATTATGCTCAACGTCATCCCAATCCCCCCGATGTTCGGCTTTTGATCGAAGTTTCGGAGACTACGCTGGCGTTTGATCGGGGGAGAAAAGCCGCTTTGTATGCGTCGGCCGGGATCAGTGATTACTGGATCATCAATCTGATTGACAACCAACTGGAGATCTATCGAAGCCCAGCAGGCGAGATGGGATATCAGCAGGTTGCGATTTTGGTGGGCGAGGAAGAAGTTGCTCCGCTGGCGTCGCCAGCAGCAACAATATTGGTTACTGACCTTCTGCCGTAGAGAAGCTTTTAGTCTGATGTTCTTGAGATTTGTTGTCCATCAAAAGATCGATAAAGCAAAATTCCATGTAGGGCTTTTTGCAGCCTCCTCTCATTTACAAGAATATGGAGAACTCAGTATTTATGAGTGGGAGCGACTGGAAGAATTGCTTAAGTGGTTTAACACACATTTGCCCCTCCCAAATTTGCACCAGGAGAACGTGCAAGCAGTCTACTGGTATCGAGCTTCCGCGACAATGCATATTGCCAAGATGTGGGAAATCGCTGGCATTTTGCAAACACACGGCTATGATGTCGAAATGGTGAAGACGGAATTTGCGGGGCTCATTATTTATCGAGACGATTTTCAAATTGGAGCGATTCCGAAAATCGACCGTCATTAGGTGGAATGGCTAAACCTTCGGAAGCAGCGAGCGCGGGCGTGTGTTGACCATGGCGTCGGCGGCTTCGGCGCCGGCGATGCGGGCGGCGATGGCGTGGGCTTCGCGCATGAGGTTGGGGGGACGGTGGTCGAGGTTGTGGCTGTCGGAGGCGATGATGAGCGGCAGTTCATGGGCGCGGGCGAGGATGGCTTCGGCCGCTTTACGGGCGCTGGAGCCGAAGCGGCCAAGAATGCTGCCGGTGTTGAGCTGGAAGTAGGTCCCGAGGTCGGCGCAGGCGTCGACGAACGCGAGGTGGCGCTGGATATCGGCGTTGCGTTCGGGGTGGGCGATGACGATCTTCACGCCAATGTCGAGCACGGATTTGAGATGGTCCAGGGCGTCGTGCGGCAGCCGGTCGAAGGGCAGCTCGATCAGCGCCCACTCGCCGCCGCCGATGGTCAGCACGGTTCCTTCGGTGAGGTCGCGCGCGAGCGCCGGGCCGACTTGAAGCTCCGTGGCGGCCACGATCCTCAGCGGGATCTGCGCGTAATCCAGCGCGAACTGCAACTCTTCGACATTCTCGCGCACCCACTCCGGCGGAGCGTTCTTACGGCTGCTCCAGGCGCGGTGCGGGGTGGCGACCATGGTGTCGGTTCCATCGGCCACGGCGACTCGCGCCATATCGAGCGCGTAGGGGAGGGTAGGAGCGCCGTCGTCGATACCGGGCAGGATGTGGTTGTGGATGTCGACAAACATAAATGTTGGCGGAGGCCCTCACCCCCCAGTCCCTCTCCCAATTCTGGGAGAGGGGGAGTCAGATAAAGACAAAGACTTTAAGATTAAGATTTTGATCCGAAATCTTAAACACCAAAAACTCTGACTCCCCTTCTCCCAGAATTGGGAGAAGGGGCAGGGGATGAGGGCCTCTCCTACTCCAGCGCATACAGCAGCTGCGCGATCATGATCAGCGCGGCCGTCTCCGTACGCAGTATTCGCTTTCCCAAAGAAACGCTTTGCAGTTTGGCCTTGGCCGCTTCGCGCGCTTCGGCGTCGGTGAAGCCGCCTTCGGGGCCGATTACGATGAGAATGTTTTGCGGCGGCTGCGGCTGAGATTCCAGCGCCCACTTTAATGTTGTCTTGAGCTCGCCTTCGTAGGCGAGCAGCGCGAGGTCGAACTGGTCGGCCGTCGCGAGGATCTGGCTGAATGTCTGATCGGCGCGGACTTTGGGAAGCAGGGCGCGGTGAGACTGCTCGGCGGCGGTCTTGACGATCTCGTTCCAGCGGGTGAGGCGTTTGGTGTGGCGCTCGCCGGTCAGATGGGTGAGGCTGCGCGCGCTTTCGTAGGCCCAAAAGGCGTGCGCGCCGGCTTCCGTGCCGCGCTGGAGGACTTGCTCCATCTTGTCGGCGACTTTGGGGAGCGCCTGCGCGACCGTGACGCGGGTGTGCGCCTCTGTGTCGAGCTTTATGATTGTGGTGATTCGAGCGGTCGCGCGCGACTTGCCGACTTCGTCGAGTTTGGCGACGAACTCAGAGCCAAAGCCGTCCAGTACGGCGATCAGATCGCCGGGGTTCGCGTGCAGGACGACTTTCAGATGGTGGGCGTCGTCAGCGCCGAGCGTCACCATGCCGCCGGCGATCTGGTCGGGCGAGATAAAGAAGCGTGTCACTGGATTAAACCGTGCTGCGGCGGAAGATGAGTGCGACCCAGTCGCCTTGCCGGCGCGTTTCGAGCGGGGAGAAGCCTTCGGTTTCGACCGCCATACGCACATCCGTCTCGCGAGTGTCGATGATCCCCGACGCGATAAACACGCCTTCGGGCTTCACGCGCTCGGCGATCTCTTCGCTCAGACCGATAATGACGTCCGCGAGGATATTCGCCACCACGAGATCGTACTGCCCACTCGGCAGCTCAACGCCGAATTCGATGGCGGCGCCGTTCACGGCGGCGTTCTCGGCGGCGATCTTCACCGCCAGCGAATCGATGTCGTTCGCCGCCACGGAGCCCGCGCCCAGCTTGGAGGCGGCGATGGCGAGGATGCCGGAGCCCGTGCCGATATCCGCGACCGTGGCGCCGGGCTGAACGTAATCTTCCAGGGCGGCGAGACAAAGCTGCGTGGTCGGGTGGCTTCCGGTGCCGAAGGCCATGCCGGGGTCAACCACGATCGGGATGCGTCCATCGGAGAGATCGGGGTCTTCCCAGGGAGGCGTCACGATGAGGCGGCGGCCGATCGGGATCGGCTTGAAGTACGCCTTCCAGGCGTTCGCCCAGTCATCTTCCTGGACGTACTTGATCGTGATCTCCGTGCCGGCGTTCTCGACGCCGAAGGAGGCCAGCGCCTCCAGCGACGCGGTCAGCGTGGACAAACGGTCTTCGATCCGGTCATCCACGGGCAGGTAGCCCACGACTTGCGGGGGGATGTGCGTATCCTGAACGACGAAGCCGCCGCACCCCACCTCATTGAAACAATTGCCGACGGCGTCTGTTGCGTCCGCTCCGGCCTCCACACTGATCTCGGCCCACCGCATCGTACTCATTTGTGCGTGAATGCTTTCTTAACGCTGTCAAAGAAACCTGGATCGTCCGGCGGCGCCTTTTCGCCCGACGCCGTCGCGAACTCGCGCAGCAGTCGCTTCTGCTCGTCGTTGAGCTTTGTCGGAACGGCGACCTTGACCTGGACGATCTCATCGCCCCGGTCGTGGCTGCGGGTGTTGAGGTCTGGGAATCCCTTGCCCCGGAAGCGGAATGTCGCGCCCGGCTGCGTGCCGGCGGGAATCGTCAGCTTCTCCGTACCGCCCAGGATCGGGACTTCGATCTGCGCGCCGAGCGCCGCCTGCGCGTAGGAGATGCTGGTGTCGTGCAGGACATCGTTGCCGCTGCGCTTGAAGTCGGCGTGCGGCCGCAGGTAAACGACCACGTAAAGGTCGCCCGGCTGTCCGCCGCGCAGGCCGGCGTCGCCGGCGCCCTGATCCACCAGGCGCGTGCCCGTGTCCACGCCGCCCGGGACTTGGATCGTATGCTCCTTGGTCTGGCGCGTGCGGCCCTGGCCCCGGCACGTGCCGCAGGGATCGCTGATGATGCGGCCTTCGCCCCGGCAGTTGGCGCAAGGCGCCACCGTGGCGAACGAGCCGAGAATGGTGTTCTGGACGTGCCGGACCTGGCCGGATCCCTGGCAGGCCGAGCAGACCTTGGGAGTCGTGCCGGGCTTCGCGCCGCTGCCGCTGCACGTTTCGCAGCTTTCCAGGCGCGTCAGCTTGAGGGTCTTCTGGACGCCGAAGGCGGCTTCCTCCAGAGTGATCTCCAGGTCGTAGCGCAGGTCCGAGCCCTGAGTCGCCTGCTGGCGCGCGCGTTCGCCGCCGCCGGCGGCGCCGCGTCCGCCGAAGCCTCCGCCCGCGCCGAAGAACATGTCGAAGATATCGCCGACGCCGAAGCCGTCGGCTCCGCCCATGCCGCCCTGCGGGCCGGCGTGGCCGAACTGATCGTACATCTGGCGCTTTTCGGGCGTCGAGAGAATCTCATGAGCTTCGTTCAGCTCCTTGAACTTCTCCTCCGCGTCCTTGTCGCCAGGGTTGACGTCGGGATGGAATTTTGCCGCCAGCTTGCGAAAAGCGGAGCGGATCTCAGCCGGCTGCGCGTCGCGTCCAACGCCCAGCACTTCATAATAGTCACGCTTGTTTGACATAGTTCAATTGCGATAAATGCGTCCGAAAATTAGGTCTTTATGAATGGGACAAGGACTCAGCGAAAGACGGGGGGCCGTCTGCCGCTGAGTCCTATCCGTGGTCGTCTATTATTCGAGTCCGTAGTCGTCTCTGATCGAGAATGGCGTCGTCGTCAAACGTCGCGGAATTCGCCTTCGATGGTCACATCGCTTTCGACCGCTTCGGGCGCGCCGCCACCGCCGAGCGCTTCCATGTTGTCGAAGTCCGGCGGCGGGAAGTCCGGCGCCGAGGCGGCTCCGAAGCCGTTCCCATTGCCGTTGCCCCGGCTGCGCGCTTCGTAAAACGCTTTGCTCAGCGTGAGCAGCGAAGAGTTCAGTTCTTCCAGACCCTGCCGCGCCGAAGGGCCGTCGAAGTTGTTGAGCGCCGCTGTCAGCTTGCCGGCGGCGTTGTTCACGTCGTCGATCAGCTTCTGATCGACCAGCCCGCGCGCGTCCTTGCCGATGCGAACCGCCTGATAGATCTGCTGATCGGCCTTGTTGCGGATCTCCTGCTCCTCGCGCCGCTTTTCGTCCTTCTTGCGATACTGCTCCGCTTCTTTGACCATGCGCTCGACTTCGTCGTGTCCCAGGCCGCTGGAGGCGGTGATGGTGACGTTCTGCATGTTGCCGGAGGCGATGTCCTTCGCTGAGACGTGGACGATGCCGTTCTGGTCGATGTCAAAGGTGACTTCGATCTTGGTGACGCCGCGCGGGGCGGGCTGAAGGCCCGAGAGCTGGAACTTGCCGAGAGTCTTGTTGTCGATCGCGAAGTCGCGCTCGCCCTGAAGCACGTGGATGTCGACCGCCGTCTGGTTGTCGAACGCCGTGGTGAAGAGCTGCGAGTGTGAGGTCGGGATGGTGGTGTTGCGCTCGATCAGCCGAGTGAACACGCCGCCCTGCGTCTCGATTCCCAGCGAAAGGGGCGTGACGTCGAGCAGAACGATGTCCGTCACATGTCCGCCAAGGATGCCCGCCTGGATCGCGGCGCCCTGCGCGACGATCTCATCGGGGTTGATGCCCTTGTGCGGCTCTTTGCCGAACATATTGCGGACCGTTTCCTGCACCAGCGGCATGCGCGTCATGCCTCCGACCAGCAGGACCTTTTCGATCTCGGCCGTGGTCAGTTTGGCGTCGGCCAGGGCCTGCTCGGTGGGTGCGATCATGCGCTCGATCAGGTCCTTGGTCAGCTCTTCCAGCTGGCTGCGCGTCAGCGACATTTCCAGGTGAGCGGGGCCTTCGTCGGTGGAGGAGATGAACGGCAGATTGATGTTCGTGGTGAAAACGGTGGAAAGCTCGACTTTCGCCTTTTCCGCCGCTTCCTTGAGGCGCTGCATCGCCATGCGGTCCTTGGTCAGGTCCACGCCGGTCTGCTTCTTGAACTCCGTGGCGAGCCAGTCCATGATCCGCACGTCCCAGTCGTCGCCGCCCAGGTGCGTGTCGCCGGAAGTGGCGCGCACTTCGAAGACGCCGCCGGCGAGCTCCAGGATCGAGACGTCGAAGGTGCCGCCGCCCAGGTCCCAGACGAGGACGATCTGCTCTTCGGACTTATCCTGTCCGTAAGCGAGCGCCGCCGCCGTGGGCTCATTGATGATGCGGACGATATTGATTCCGGCGATCTGCCCCGCCGCCTTGGTCGCCTCGCGCTGGGCGTTGGAGAAGTAGGCGGGAACCGTGATGACGCATTCGGAAATCACGTCGCCGAGGAAGACCTCGGTGTCGGCGCGCAGCTTCTGAAGGATCATCGCCGAGATCTCTTCGGGCGAGTACTCGCGGTCGTCGATGGTGACACGGTACTTCGTGCCCATCTGCCGCTTGATGGAAGAGATCGTTCGGTCAGGATTGGTGATCGCCTGGCGTTTCGCTAGCTGTCCCACGAGACGCTCGCCGGCCTTGGAGAGGCCGACGACGGAGGGGCAAAGGCGGCTGCCCTCGGCGAGGGTGATAACGATGGGGGAGCCGGACTCGTCGATCGCGGCCACGACCGAGTTGGTAGTACCCAAGTCGATGCCAACAGATTTCGCCATGATCGTTCCTTAAGCTGTGGTGATGTCTTCGTCGTTTGCGCCGGCTTCCTCACCGGTCGCGGCGACTGCATTCGCGCTGGCGCCAGAGTCCGCAACGCCTTGCGGGATCAACTGGCCTTCGGGATCGCCGGCTTTGGGCGTCGGCGTGAGCTCGGCGGCGCTTGCGGTGACCTTACCCGCGGCGATTTCCTCCAATGCAATCGTCAAAGGATTGGTGGAAGCCGTTTCGATCAAAATGGGGGCGCCTTCTTTGATCTGTTTCGCACGTTTGGCGGCGATGACAACCAATGAATAGCGGCTGCCCACCATATCTTCAATGGTGTCTGCCGAGGGGTAAATCAACTTTGTTCTCCTTCGCCGAACCTGCCGAGTTCCGACCGTCCAGTACTATTGTTCTCCATCTCCAGGATCAGCTTCACTCCGTTGATATTCACTCCACGCTCTTCCGTGAGATATCGTACGCGGGCGAGCTTTGCGATGTCGCGGTCGGAGTACAGACGGCGATCTTTCTCCGTACGCTGAGGACAGACGACGCCTTCTTTATCGAGGACGCGCAGAGTCCAGCTCGGAAGACCGGCCAGCTTCGCGGCGACGCTGATCACATAAACCGGCTCGTCCGCCATGTCGTGATCGACCGGGTCGCTCTGCGTGACAGACATCGCTTACTTTCCTGGGGGAGTAACCACACTTTACTCTGATTTGGGTCAGACGACGTTGCGCCTATCCCGCGCCTTATTATAGACTTAAGTCCCCCTGTTCGTCAAGCACGAAGCGAAAACAACGTCCATTATCGCGTATAATGTTCGGATTACAGGGCGCTGGAGCCTCGCTTCGCGTCAGAAAGCTCGCCCGTGTCCGATATCCTTACCCGTAATCGCATGCGCATCGTCGCCGGAGCCGCCGTACTCGCGCTAGTTGGCGCCGGCCTGGTCCAATGGAATCGCCACCGCGCCGTGCCGATCGAACGCGCTCTCAATCCCGCTTACTGGGTGCGCCACGCCCGCGGGCTGGACCGCTACGATCCTCAAACGGGACTGCTGGAGCATGGCGACCCGAACCTGCCCGAAGTGGCGCTGACGATCGATGACGGCCCGGATCCGCGCTACGGCCCTCAGATCGCCCAGATGCTGCACGATAAAGGCGTCGCCGCCACATTCTTCGTCGTCGGCGTCCGCGTGAAGCAATATCCCGAGGTCGTCAAGCAGATCGATGGACTCGGCTTCGAAATCGAGAACCATACTTACGACCACCAGCGTCTCGACAAATTGAAGCCGCATGAGATCGCGAACGAGATCCGATTCTGCGCCGCAAATATCGAGAAGGCGACCGGCAAGAAGACGACGCTGCTGCGTCCGCCGGGCGTGCAATATAACGATCAGGTCCTCGCCACCGCGAAATCGCTCGGCTACGCCACGATTTCTTGGACCTGCGGCGCGCGCGATTACGATCAACAGCCGGCGTCCTATATCGCGCAGCGAATACTCGACCGCAGCGAGGCGGGCTCCATCATTATTCTGCATCAAGATACTCCCAGCACCCTCACCGCGCTGCCCGCCATTATCGACGGATTGCGGTCGCGCGGATACCGTTTTGTGACCGTTTCGCAGATGCTCGACCATCTTCACGCCCGCAGGCCCAAAAGCGAATAATTTCTCTGTGTTGACAAATTTCTCCAGAATCGGGTAGCATCTTCATATAAAATTTATATAAAGATCGTAAAAGTTTTATGGGGATAAAAATGGTATGGCAGCACACAAAGCAGTAACGCTCAAAGACGTAGCCGAACTGGCGCACGTGTCACAGTCCGTCGTCTCCACCATTCTCAACGGGCGGCAGAATGGGATATTTGTTTCTGAAAGCACGCGTCGCAATGTCATCGCCGCCGCCGAGGACCTCGGTTATGTGGCCAAGCATCGCAACGCGCCGTCGATCCGCAAGCCCTCCATTACCGCCCATCGTTCCGGCGGCCTTCGGGAATCGCATCTCGTGGGACTGCTGCTTGGCCGCCGCTTCGGCGGCAGCCTCTTTACGGATATCTTTTACGGGGTGAACTCCGTTCTTTCTCAGGAAGGTTATCATCCGCTCGTTCTGGACACCTACGCGGATTCCTACACCAAGGCCGCCGAGAAGGAAGCGGAAGGACTACAGTACGCCCGGGACAACCGTTTCGCCGGCGTCGTCGTCTGGCATGAAGGCGGCGCCTCGAACGTTCCGCTGATTCAAGAGGTTCGCAACGAAATGCCCGTCGTCGCCATCGACCGCCGCGTGGTGGGCGTCGAACTGGACTTCGTCGGCACGGACAACTTCCAGGGCGCGTATGAAGCGACCAAGCATCTGATCGATCAGGGGCATACCCGGATCGCGCACTTGACGCGCCTGGAGACGACCGACGCCGCGATCGGTCGCCTGCGCGGCTACCAGCAGGCGATCACCGACGCCGGACTGGAAGTCGATCCTCGCCACATTCTTCTCGCGCTGGACAGCGGCCGACGGCTCAACAGCGATCTGATCCGTCAGGTCTTCACTTCGCCGAACGCGCCCACCGCGATCTTCCTGCTCGCCGACTTCTGGGCGCCGCCGATCTACGCCGAGCTCCGCCAGCTGGGCTTGCGCGTGCCTGAAGACGTCGCGCTCGTCGGCTTCGACGACGTGGTGCAGCCGGGACTGGACGGTTTGGAGCTGACATCGATGGCGCAGGACTTCGAGGCGATCGGCGCGACCGCCGGCCATATGATCCTGCGGCGGCTGGCCGATCCGGAAGCGACGATCGCGACGACCGTTTACCCCGCCACGCTTTCGGTCCGGAAATCCTCGCAGGCGGTGCAAAAGGCGTCTCCAATCCGCCGTATTCGGCCTTCGTCCGATCTCGTCGTCGCCTGATTCGGCGCCGCCGGTCATAACCCGGCATCTCTACCAATAAGCCATTCTCCTCCATCCGCCGAAGAAGATAGCAAGGGGACGGAGGAGACGATTAATGCAGCCTCGGCGCTTTTAC from Capsulimonas corticalis harbors:
- a CDS encoding RsmE family RNA methyltransferase, translating into MTRFFISPDQIAGGMVTLGADDAHHLKVVLHANPGDLIAVLDGFGSEFVAKLDEVGKSRATARITTIIKLDTEAHTRVTVAQALPKVADKMEQVLQRGTEAGAHAFWAYESARSLTHLTGERHTKRLTRWNEIVKTAAEQSHRALLPKVRADQTFSQILATADQFDLALLAYEGELKTTLKWALESQPQPPQNILIVIGPEGGFTDAEAREAAKAKLQSVSLGKRILRTETAALIMIAQLLYALE
- the dnaJ gene encoding molecular chaperone DnaJ encodes the protein MSNKRDYYEVLGVGRDAQPAEIRSAFRKLAAKFHPDVNPGDKDAEEKFKELNEAHEILSTPEKRQMYDQFGHAGPQGGMGGADGFGVGDIFDMFFGAGGGFGGRGAAGGGERARQQATQGSDLRYDLEITLEEAAFGVQKTLKLTRLESCETCSGSGAKPGTTPKVCSACQGSGQVRHVQNTILGSFATVAPCANCRGEGRIISDPCGTCRGQGRTRQTKEHTIQVPGGVDTGTRLVDQGAGDAGLRGGQPGDLYVVVYLRPHADFKRSGNDVLHDTSISYAQAALGAQIEVPILGGTEKLTIPAGTQPGATFRFRGKGFPDLNTRSHDRGDEIVQVKVAVPTKLNDEQKRLLREFATASGEKAPPDDPGFFDSVKKAFTHK
- a CDS encoding MerR family transcriptional regulator: MSVTQSDPVDHDMADEPVYVISVAAKLAGLPSWTLRVLDKEGVVCPQRTEKDRRLYSDRDIAKLARVRYLTEERGVNINGVKLILEMENNSTGRSELGRFGEGEQS
- a CDS encoding Uma2 family endonuclease, producing the protein MTILTTASVTAWDHPPEGGVRAHRWSVDEYYGVARAGVLDADTHLELIDGEVIEHMSPIGAPHVTAVTLASEALRTAFGEGFVLRVQSPLRLSSFSEPEPDLLIVTGRVRDYAQRHPNPPDVRLLIEVSETTLAFDRGRKAALYASAGISDYWIINLIDNQLEIYRSPAGEMGYQQVAILVGEEEVAPLASPAATILVTDLLP
- the rpoZ gene encoding DNA-directed RNA polymerase subunit omega gives rise to the protein MIYPSADTIEDMVGSRYSLVVIAAKRAKQIKEGAPILIETASTNPLTIALEEIAAGKVTASAAELTPTPKAGDPEGQLIPQGVADSGASANAVAATGEEAGANDEDITTA
- a CDS encoding tyrosine-protein phosphatase, giving the protein MFVDIHNHILPGIDDGAPTLPYALDMARVAVADGTDTMVATPHRAWSSRKNAPPEWVRENVEELQFALDYAQIPLRIVAATELQVGPALARDLTEGTVLTIGGGEWALIELPFDRLPHDALDHLKSVLDIGVKIVIAHPERNADIQRHLAFVDACADLGTYFQLNTGSILGRFGSSARKAAEAILARAHELPLIIASDSHNLDHRPPNLMREAHAIAARIAGAEAADAMVNTRPRSLLPKV
- a CDS encoding LacI family DNA-binding transcriptional regulator, producing MAAHKAVTLKDVAELAHVSQSVVSTILNGRQNGIFVSESTRRNVIAAAEDLGYVAKHRNAPSIRKPSITAHRSGGLRESHLVGLLLGRRFGGSLFTDIFYGVNSVLSQEGYHPLVLDTYADSYTKAAEKEAEGLQYARDNRFAGVVVWHEGGASNVPLIQEVRNEMPVVAIDRRVVGVELDFVGTDNFQGAYEATKHLIDQGHTRIAHLTRLETTDAAIGRLRGYQQAITDAGLEVDPRHILLALDSGRRLNSDLIRQVFTSPNAPTAIFLLADFWAPPIYAELRQLGLRVPEDVALVGFDDVVQPGLDGLELTSMAQDFEAIGATAGHMILRRLADPEATIATTVYPATLSVRKSSQAVQKASPIRRIRPSSDLVVA
- the prmA gene encoding 50S ribosomal protein L11 methyltransferase, yielding MSTMRWAEISVEAGADATDAVGNCFNEVGCGGFVVQDTHIPPQVVGYLPVDDRIEDRLSTLTASLEALASFGVENAGTEITIKYVQEDDWANAWKAYFKPIPIGRRLIVTPPWEDPDLSDGRIPIVVDPGMAFGTGSHPTTQLCLAALEDYVQPGATVADIGTGSGILAIAASKLGAGSVAANDIDSLAVKIAAENAAVNGAAIEFGVELPSGQYDLVVANILADVIIGLSEEIAERVKPEGVFIASGIIDTRETDVRMAVETEGFSPLETRRQGDWVALIFRRSTV
- the dnaK gene encoding molecular chaperone DnaK, whose amino-acid sequence is MAKSVGIDLGTTNSVVAAIDESGSPIVITLAEGSRLCPSVVGLSKAGERLVGQLAKRQAITNPDRTISSIKRQMGTKYRVTIDDREYSPEEISAMILQKLRADTEVFLGDVISECVITVPAYFSNAQREATKAAGQIAGINIVRIINEPTAAALAYGQDKSEEQIVLVWDLGGGTFDVSILELAGGVFEVRATSGDTHLGGDDWDVRIMDWLATEFKKQTGVDLTKDRMAMQRLKEAAEKAKVELSTVFTTNINLPFISSTDEGPAHLEMSLTRSQLEELTKDLIERMIAPTEQALADAKLTTAEIEKVLLVGGMTRMPLVQETVRNMFGKEPHKGINPDEIVAQGAAIQAGILGGHVTDIVLLDVTPLSLGIETQGGVFTRLIERNTTIPTSHSQLFTTAFDNQTAVDIHVLQGERDFAIDNKTLGKFQLSGLQPAPRGVTKIEVTFDIDQNGIVHVSAKDIASGNMQNVTITASSGLGHDEVERMVKEAEQYRKKDEKRREEQEIRNKADQQIYQAVRIGKDARGLVDQKLIDDVNNAAGKLTAALNNFDGPSARQGLEELNSSLLTLSKAFYEARSRGNGNGNGFGAASAPDFPPPDFDNMEALGGGGAPEAVESDVTIEGEFRDV
- a CDS encoding polysaccharide deacetylase family protein, with amino-acid sequence MSDILTRNRMRIVAGAAVLALVGAGLVQWNRHRAVPIERALNPAYWVRHARGLDRYDPQTGLLEHGDPNLPEVALTIDDGPDPRYGPQIAQMLHDKGVAATFFVVGVRVKQYPEVVKQIDGLGFEIENHTYDHQRLDKLKPHEIANEIRFCAANIEKATGKKTTLLRPPGVQYNDQVLATAKSLGYATISWTCGARDYDQQPASYIAQRILDRSEAGSIIILHQDTPSTLTALPAIIDGLRSRGYRFVTVSQMLDHLHARRPKSE